The genome window GTATTTGGGTAATTGTCCCCTACTTTGTTACCAGCTTAGGCACAGGACATGGGACTACACCAAATTTTTTTAGATAGTCCCCATGTCTGCTATACTAACGACCTAACaaatccacatcagatggattcagCAGACTCCATAGCCGACAAGGCAATTAGAAGGATGCAAGATATTTCCGACAAGATATTTTCCGTAGCGAGGGAAACAATCCGTCCTGGACGCGGGTTGACCTCATTTGATGCtaccaaacttcgtgtagctTTGGAGGAGATAGCTTGCATGCTGGAGCAAGACTCTCTGGTGTTGCAAGAGCATTTGGACATCGTGAACAACGTAAACATCCCGGTTGACAGCAGCTATGAACCTTCTACCTTGTCGTCACCACCCCCTTCTGACGACGACTTTACTCCAGACTGGGACTTTGAGGAGCACTTCCAAAACTTCTGGGGTGTTGAATATGACTCCGATCAGATGCCTTCGTTTAGTGAGAATGATGTTTAAGGTAGAAGGGAGTGAACCTTGGAGTTAGGTGTTCGAATAACAGGGATGAATTCCCTGTGCTTTTGTGTAGTAAGGTCTTAGGGAAACAGGGAATCAGTTTCTTCTTTTGGTTATTGGGCTGCTGTAAATGTGTTCCCTGTCCTTTTGTGTCCACTTCCAGTTTATTTAAGGTTGTCGTTGTGTAATTAAGCAAATTGGAATCTTAGTACTTATGGTATTACCTCAAGTTAATATGGCTAGTATATTGTTCATCTTTTATGCTGTTTTTAATCCGAGAGCAGTACTACGTATGTTGAAAACTATATACTTGTTATGCACTAGATGGACAAGTCTGGCAAAGTGATTGCAAAGTGGGATAGTAGAGCAACAAAAATTTACACAGAAATTTGTGTAGAAGAGGTCAATGCTCGGAACAGGCCACAACAATTTCTAAATGCAGAAGGGTATGCTAACCTCATAAGGAAGTTTAAGGAACGCACTGGTCGCACTTACACCAGggatcaaatgaagaataggtgggattcgttgaagagaatgttcacccagtggaaaactcttaatgaaagggctacaggtcttggtcgagaccctcatactggttcaatcagtgcgccagatgagtggtgggccaagcaaaatgaagtaagtTCATCTTTTTTTCGTAGACTAACATTAGTATTGGCCATCTAAAAGTAGGACTACGAATTGGTGCAGGCAATGCCAGGTTGTATTATGTTCAAAACAGCCCCCCCTAGAGAATGAGGACGAGCTAAAGGTTATGTTTGGACCCATTGTCTGCACAAATGAAAGAACCCTGGTTCCTGGCGTCGAGGATGCTAATTCATCTTCTGATGATCATTTGGAATACACTTTAGGTGGGGGTGAAAACAGCACACCTGACCCCTGCACAAATGCTACTGGGAAGCGTAAGATGCGCCATGATTCCCCaaaaccaaagaagaaaaaagatTCGAGGGAAGAGTACATGAAAAGACTTGTGGAGGCTTTTGAGTCCCGCTCATTGACCACAAACAAGTCCATTACCTCTTCTGACAATGACCCAGTTCGAATAGAGCTTAAAAAGCAGATGCAACAAGTCAAGGAAGATGGATCACCAGAAGGGAGCGAACTACATTTGTTTGTGACTCATCTTCTGGTTCAGAAGAAGTATAGAGATGTTTTTGCAACCTTGGAGACAAAAGAAGGAAGAATCGCTTGGCTTCGCAATGCTTACGCGTTAGAAACTAAAACGAGCACTTAGCTGGTGGACGTCCGACAACAGAGGCCTACATGTTTACTATTATCGTTGGTTATGTGTTTTCATCAGTCATGTCGTTTCAGTATATGTTGCTGGTCCGAGAACTGAGGCTTATATGTTCAGTATTATGTTAGTTGTGTCTGCTTAATGAGTCATGTCGTGTCAGTTTTCGTACGTATCATTTTCGCTTTCAAACAATTTTCCAAATATTCGAGTTGAACATGTATTAGAATAATCAGAGTTGTAACTTTGTGAGCTATGTGAATCTGTGAACTTCATATGCCTGTAAACTGTTCGGCTTCTTTAATATGTGTTTTATAAACTATGGTTGCATATGAAATTGTGGCTCTTGGTTGTGTCCATGCAGATGTGTGATCCTTATGAACACACATATGATGATGAAATGGATGCACACACATCTGATGATGAAATGGATGCACACACATCTCATGATGAAACAGATGGAGAAATGCTTGTTGCTCTATATGCTGTAGACATTTGGGGCAGGCATTTCAGTCAGGCTCCTAGAAGAACAGTGGTCGAATCTGGTATTCAATGGGTTCAAAGAACGTTGGAGATTAGTAACGACTgttttgacatgtttcgcatgcgaAGAACTGTTTTTAGACGATTGCATGACACGTTGGTACAAAATTATGGTCTGCTTCCAAGCAGGGGTGTCAGTACTATGGAAGCTCTTGGCATATTCTTGTGGGCATGTGGGGGTCCACAATCGTTTAGGCAGATCAGAAATAAATTTGGTCACTCATTGGAAACAATTAGCCGCAAGTATAGTGATGTCCTTAATGCACTTTATAAGATGTCATCTGACATAATCAAGCCAAAAGACCCACAATTCGTCGAGATTCATCATCGTTTGCGAGAGGCGAGGTTTTGGCCACACTTCAAGGATTGCATAGGCGCAATAGATGGTAGTCACTTTCCAGCGGCAGTCCCGGCTTCGGAACAAGCGAAATATATTGGCCGACACGGTTACACCTCGCAGAATGTAATGGTCGTAtgtgacttcgatatgaggttcACATTTGTGGTGACAGGCTGGCCAGGTTCCGTACATGACACAAGAGTACTACAGGATACTATAATAACTTATGCGGACAGGTTCCCCCATCCACCGGAAGGTATATAAATATTTTGTACATTTGTAGAATACAGTACTATTTTATGTCACATGTACGTAACATTTGTATTTTGAGTTTGtgcaggtaaatactatcttgtcGATTCGGGTTATCCAAACAGAAAGGGGTACCTTGCACCTTATAAGGGGCAGAAGTACCACATTACGGAATGGCAAAATGCGAGGCAACCTATTGGGAGTAAAGAAGTATTCAACTATGCGCACTCATCCCTACGAAATGTTATTGAGCGATCATTTGGGGTGCTAAAAATGAAGTGGAGAATTCTATTAAGTCTCCCTTCATTTTCGCTTGAGAAACAATCGAAGATAATTATTGCATGTATGACACTGCATAACTTCATTAGAGATAGTGCTCTACACGATAGAGATTTTGATGAAGTAGGACCTAATAGCCTAAGTCATGATCTACCTGCAGGTGAGAGTAGTACTAgcacatctgatgagttagacatgagtgaTTTTCGAGATGCAATTGCAAATGCATTAGTGGCGTAGTTGACTTAGTGCAATTGTAACGGtacttatgatgtaatcaactccaCTAATTATTTTGTAATGAACTTTATCTACGTTATGGGTTTCATTTTATCGTTTGTTCGAACAGAATCTGCAATTTGAGAATCTGTATCCAAACACGTAGATTCTGACGAACAGCTTTTCTGCACAGCtggcgaaccaaacacctaaattctaaccaccagcttttcccaacagccagcttttccccacagccagcttttcagaTAAGCTGGccagaaaaaagccgaaccaaacacgccCATAGAGTCGAGTCGAGACATTACTACCACCCGCCTTTGTTAGAGGTAATGAGATTAAAACCTAGCTTCTATAACTTTTTTTCGGTAGAGTTAGCGACGTTTAACAAAATCGTCATACACTTCTAAATAGAATCTTATATAGGTTTTAATAATTTAAAATTAGTGACAAAATGTTTTAATTATAATTATAATTATAAGCTACCTAATTGTTTTATTTAGGTGTCATGGTCTCCCTTCCACCACGAGACCAGTACGACCTAAAACATTAGTTCACTACTTCACTAGTTCCGAGCCTCCGTCCGACTCGGTCCGAGCATACTAGCGTGAGTAGTTTTCATTTTCACCCCTGCCTCTGTATCCGAGCATACTAGCGGATCCTGGCCCGATCCCTCTTCCCACCCCACCCACCTCCGCTTCTCTCCAAGTGAGGAACCCCAAGCCCTCGCCATGGCGTCGCGGATCCTGGCCCGATCCAAGGCCCTTCCCCTCGTCGCCGCCCTCACCCCTGCCGCTGCCAAAGCAGCAACGCCTATCGCCGGAGCCCGCGCGCTCTCGTCCCTGCCCCGCTACCCGTCTGCCCCGTCGCCCCATGGGCTCGGCAAGGTTCGTTTGTGTACCCGACCCCTCTTTGCTTGTGCTACATATTTCATTCATGCATATCGGAATGGGTAATTGTGATGCGATTTTTTAGTGATTCGTGTGCCTGCGCGCTTCGTCTGATTGATGATCTGGCTCGTAGGCTTTCCTAATGGAATCCCGTCGTCTGATTTGCGTCTGCTTTGCTTGGCCTGTTTGGATCTATCTGGCAAACAGTTTGCCAACTAATTTTAGCACCTTGGGCTCCAAACGGGTTGAATAATAAATTGGCTAATTATTAGCCACAGGGCTGGCAAATTGTTTGTCCATTAGCCATTTGACCTTGCTAATAGGTGCTAATAGATCATAAAAAGAGAAAAAGATGATCCCTACCCCTGTCAGTTTCTTTCCTTTCTCTCCTGGCTAATTGTTTGCCGCGCAAGGGGTAAAACAGACTATTTACTATGTTTTTATATCTATTAGCCAAGACTCCAAACATACCTTGGCTAATTGTTTGCTAGCTAATTATTTACTGGCTAATGTTAGCCACTGACGAACAATTAGTCAGGAGGATCCAAACAAGGCCTTAGTATCAGAGGTGGAGAGTGCTCTCGTATAGTATCTCCATGGTAGATTGTACTTGACCAAAATATGTAGTATGCTTATGTAGTTCTGTAATCTGAATCCATGGAGATAGTGAGACTGAAGGTACAAGTGTAAGGAGAGAAGCACATTGCCATGGAAGGGAAAGACTGGTTGAATTGGTCTAATATCATTCGCAAGTCTCGTATGTCCCTCCCTCCATCAACAACTGAGAGAACTGCATCTGTGTAGATCTTGATAAGCTTTATTGTGGGTTTTGTTATATCGGTATTTATCTTGGGTATGGTACATATATCTGTCATTTTTTAAAGTTTAGATATTATCAAAACATTGACTTAAAATGAGGCGATACTGCTCCTACTTGGTGTCATTTCTTTGATGAAGAACAATAACACAGTTTCATACTGTGGAAGCTGTGAGAGTCACATTTAGAAATCATACGTGGGGACAGCACCATATTTAACAAGAAGGCACAATCCTATTGATGTCTGGTGGTCATATAGTTGTCCTCACTTTGAGTACATTCACTCCATCAATAATGTTTTAGTGTGGATGATTATCCATATTTTTCCATTGCTTAGCTCTTATGCTACTATATATAAATAGTTCTGGAGTCTGCACATTAGCTCAGTACACATTAGAGGGTAATAGGAAATTTATTAATGTCCATTTTGATGGTAAAACCTTTACAAATTTCTATTGCCTAAAACAATTGGCAGAATGCAGTCAGTAGTTGACATTCTTGGAGGACAGTATGGCTTTCTGGGGAACATGTATCATGATGTTTGGGCATCAACATTTTGAGCTTATAATGATTAGTTATGATGAAATTTTGAGATGACAAGTAGAAATATAAAGTTCATATGGATGTGAATGCCAATGCACGCTAGTTTGCATTGGTACCAGTATTCATTATTCAGCCTTCACCTTGTGACTGCCATCTGCTAAGATGTGATTTACTATTAACAGGGTATTTCATTTATAGTGGATGCCTTGACTGGTGTCCAAAATTCAAAGGAAGAGGGAAAATGGTTATTTTGTGGTGCCCTGTGCCCCTAGCACCTCTTCCACATAAACTGCAAAATATTGTCTCATGAGATAGTCTGTATATGCTTTTCACTGTAAAGGTTTGTTTGTCTGGAGAACTGAACTAAAGAAGAAGCTAAGAAGCTCAAATACATGTTTCCACTTTCCAGTATGGATGATGAGATAAATGGAGGACATTATAGCTCATTGTTCACATAAATGCTAGTTGGAAATCTTAGGTCTAGTGTCTAGATGGTATGTTGATCTGCGATTAGACCATCTAGATGACGATTGGTAAAGGTTAACCGTTACACGCTACTCGTGGGGTGACTTTCTAACTAGTATCGAGCGTCAAGAATAACAACACTAGAACTATTGTCTTGAATCATTTAGTGATTTCACCTTTCCTTACTGTTGTAGGATAGAATATAGATTATTGATGGTTTCGAATCATTTAACAGTGTCACATCTTTGCAAAGTTGCTGGTCTTTCTGCTACTGATCAGTGATCACAAACACTTGTTTTTTTTAGACAGTTGCACTGTCACCTAAACAAAAACACAACATTAGCCACTAATTTACTGTGATATTTGTAGGACCAAATAGAATTGTGATATTATAACAATACTGTTAGGAAACTCCACACATATTATTGTCATGTTTCCAATTCACGTATTTTAGATATTATGGTTGTCAAAGTTTGGAGAAATCTTATACTTAAGTTAGAACACATCAGTACTCTAAATAGTTTGTTTTTTTACAGTACCCAACTCTTGATACGAACCAATAGTTATTCTATCTTTGTCCATTTTACATGTTTTGATTTGTTGTGTACCCTTTTGCATTATATTTGTGTGCCCTTGCATCGATCCATGCTCTCGAAACTAAATAAACCGGTTGCTTCATTTGTTTAACAGAGTAATGGAAACTTCTGACCTTTTTAAAGGTTGTTTAAGGTTTGAAAGAAGTTGGGCTTCTAGTTTTCATtatactatatttcatatcattcaGAAGGATGAAAGTCTATAGTGCTCTAATATGTATTCTGGCATGTATATGCACAACAGGTTCTGGGATATGAACCAACATCTCACCTCAGTGGACCACAAGTTTTACCTCGTTGGTTTTCCTCTCTAGCATCCAATGGATCTCAGGTGCAGAAGTCACAGGTTTGTCACCAGCAGGACTTACTGCTTATTTGTGTCACGTATTCTGTCTCCTTGTGCTAAatgttcatgaatttgatgatgtTTGAAAATATGACAGATCTCTGAGACATACAAGTCAGGTGGTGAAATGAAACAGTCTGAGACACGGAAATCAAGTGAGGAAGCCACACCAAAAGTTGTGGCGTTCAGTCCGCTAGAAGCAGCTATCGCTAAACCTAGAAGTAGTCCCCTGACAAGTGAGAGTTCTAAAGTAAGGCGATCAGAGATAGCAACCCAAGTCACCTTTTACATGATCCCAGCCCTGCTTCTTGCCTCCAAGAACAGCATAAGTACCTCCCTTCTGGTCGGCGCCGTGTTCCATCAAGTATACATGTTCCACAAGGAGATTCTTCTGGACTACGTGCACCATGATATCACCAGAAAGTGGGCTTTGATTTACTTCAAGCTGCTTTTGCTGGTGATGGCGAAGGACACCATCATGTACTTCAATCTGTTCTAAGCTCACCTTCTCAGTTTCTCAAATATCCAGCAATGCATCCGTCTCTGCACTCGTAGAATAATGATGATGGATGAATTATGCAGCCTTCGTTCTTGTATTCTCCCTAATGAGCTTGCTTTTTTCCAGCTGCCAGTTTCACTCTTATTAAGTATATCAGTCTGGATGGGATTGATAGTGACCAGTCAGATGATATCCCTGATTCTGCACCTCATTAATAATATGATTAATGTCAATTGTGCAATtaaggatgtgtttggtttgaggtaaAAGTAGGATGAGGCGGCGTGACACTGTCCGCTCGATTTTTTGGGACCATGCTGTCACCAAAAAATACTCCGGTGTTTATCTTGTCTCCGCGTCTCATCCAAACATTATAGAAAATATGACCGCTCCTTCCATTCCTCATCATACGTTTAATCAAACAcactataaatatttactactccTTTTATTTTTTGTATTTATTATTTGACGTTTTTTTAGTACTACTAGGTGGCGTCAACTATTTAAAAATGAAGGTAGTATTATTTTGCTAGCTTGTTTAACTTTCGATAGTTGTGATATGAATGCTGGTAGAGATGGCTCGTCTCTCTCTAGACATAGGTGACGGCGGgagcgcggccatgtccgagcgaAGCACGTGCAACTATGTTGCTAGTTGCTACAGGAGCGTGCGGTCACATGTAGTCCAGGGACGACAGTATCGTCTATGGACCAGAAACTTCGCAGATGGTGAGGGATGGGCCATGGTGGCATCCCGGCAATCTACAGATTGTGGGTGTGTTTTTAGTTCAGCTTTAGTTTTTTTGAAAATTTGATTATAGTTGTGAGAAAGCTACAGTAAGCTGATAATTATAAAAAAACTAAATTTTGTTTGGTTGAAATAATTGTAGCTATGATGTATAAGAACATGATAGGTTATACCATGTATGACAAGAATATGGAAAATCTCGGGTGGAAGGTTATTCTGAATTGAACAAAAGAAATCTATGGATTTTCACAAATCTATTATGCTGTTATATCTTTTGGTTGAGATTCCAGATTTTTTGCAACGAGTCTAGTTCAAGAGGCTGAACCAAACAGACCATGTGTCTCTCATGCTGATCAAGACAAGCAACAAGGGTGTTGGGACAAGCACGGTCGGTACTGTCCGGACGGTACTAATCGGCGTGTTGGGGCTTTGGCGGATACCGATCgggtttgtgaaagggaattaggcttacaccttttttcctaattgattttattggttgaattgcccaacacaaataattggactaactagtttgctctagtctataagttctacaggtgccaaaagttcacaataagccaataaaaagaccaagaaagggttcaaacaaagagagcaaaagacaacccaaagacaccctggtctggcacaccggacagtgtccggtgcaccagggcactcgacgctgaacttgccaccttcgggaaaatgggaggtcgctccgctataattcaccggattgtctggtgaagcaccggacagtgtccggtgtcacaccggactgtccggtgtgccagcagagcaacgactacttcgcgcgcaacggtcgtctgcaaccgcattcaatgcgctacagtgcgcgccagagtcagagcacgcgcagttggcgcaccggacagtctacaggacctgtccggtgcaccaccggacagcccagaggccccacttgtcagagctccaacggtcgaaacccaacggcttgctgacgtggctggtgcaccggacagtgtccagtggcgcaccggactgtccggtgcgccatgcgacagcagccttccaacgaccattttttgtggttggggctataaataccccaaccaccccacattcaatggcatccaagtttcccaccttcaacacattacaagagctatagcattcaattctagacactccaaagagatcaaatcctctcccaagtccggaatcactccaaatcaaatagtgactagagagagcgacttttgtgttcatttgagctcttgcgcttggatcgcttcttttctttctcattcttcctgtgatcaaactcaattgtaaccaaggcaagagacaccaattgtgtggtggtccttgcgggaacttcgtgttccgtttgattgagaagagaagctcactcggtctaagtgaccgtttgagagagggaaagggttgaaagagacccggtctttgtgaccacctcaacggggactaggtttgcaaaaaccgaacctcggtaaaacaaatcatcgtgtctcgctctttatttgctcacgatttgttttgcaccctctctctctgaaagggaattaggcttacacctagttcctaaataattttggtggttgatttgcccaacacaaataattggactaactagtttgcccaagtgtatagattatacaggtgtaaaaggctcacactcagccaataaaaagatcacgttttggattcaacaaaggagcaaagggccaaccgaaggcacctctggtctggcgcaccggactgtccggtgtgccgccggacagtgtccggtgcaccaccggacatgtccggtgcaccagaggactccaacgcaaactcgccaccttcgggaatttccagaggcactcgcgctataattcaccggactgtccggtgtacaccggacagtgtccggtgcgccacggagagcggcctcaggaactcgccagcttcgggaaactccaacggctagtccgctaaaattcaccggacatgtccggtgtgcaccggactgtccggtgcgaccccggagcaacggctactcggcgccaacggctacctgcagggcatttaatgcgcgctctgcgcgcgcagaaggcaggcgcgcccattccggcgcaccggacaatgaacaggtgttgtccggtgtgcaccggacacccagacgggcccacaagtcagaagcttcaacagtcagaatccaacggtagtgatgacgtggcgggggcaccggacatgtccggtgtgcaccggactgtccggtgcgccatcgtgcagtcagcctcccaacggccacatttggtggttggggctataaataccccaaccacccaccattcat of Zea mays cultivar B73 chromosome 8, Zm-B73-REFERENCE-NAM-5.0, whole genome shotgun sequence contains these proteins:
- the LOC100274754 gene encoding Succinate dehydrogenase subunit 4, mitochondrial codes for the protein MASRILARSKALPLVAALTPAAAKAATPIAGARALSSLPRYPSAPSPHGLGKVLGYEPTSHLSGPQVLPRWFSSLASNGSQVQKSQISETYKSGGEMKQSETRKSSEEATPKVVAFSPLEAAIAKPRSSPLTSESSKVRRSEIATQVTFYMIPALLLASKNSISTSLLVGAVFHQVYMFHKEILLDYVHHDITRKWALIYFKLLLLVMAKDTIMYFNLF